Proteins from one Aureimonas sp. SA4125 genomic window:
- a CDS encoding LysR family transcriptional regulator: MRRLDNIDLRLIRIFVALAEAGSFNDAQIQLNLSQSTLSTHIAALEKKLGASLCERGRRGFRLTDFGKATYAAAKILFADIESFQARIGKESQRLSGRLRIGIVDGVVTSPELGLQTAIGRFRIYAPDVFLDLALSTPLGLERAVADGERDVVIGPMSQKITGLAYRPIFREPHGLYCGKAHPLFARPDEVISAQEIEAVAFSVRGYLHFDDLYRAHHPRPEGTVMQMEAQVMMILSGSFIGFLPLHIGDHWVGRGEMRRVKPTRYNFSSQHFVATRIGDRTPPIAAFVEEICRQAAGREGGVVGEAAADA; encoded by the coding sequence ATGCGGCGACTGGACAATATCGACCTGCGGCTGATCCGGATTTTTGTCGCGCTGGCTGAGGCCGGCAGCTTCAACGATGCGCAGATCCAGCTGAACCTCAGCCAGTCGACGCTCTCGACCCACATCGCCGCGCTGGAAAAGAAGCTTGGTGCCAGTCTCTGCGAGCGGGGCCGGCGCGGCTTCCGGCTGACGGACTTCGGCAAGGCGACCTATGCCGCGGCCAAAATCCTCTTTGCCGACATTGAGAGTTTCCAGGCCCGTATCGGCAAGGAGAGCCAGCGCCTTTCCGGGCGTCTGAGGATCGGCATCGTCGACGGCGTCGTCACCTCGCCGGAACTGGGCCTGCAGACCGCCATCGGCCGGTTCCGCATCTATGCGCCCGATGTCTTTCTCGATCTGGCGCTGTCGACGCCGCTCGGGCTGGAGCGCGCGGTGGCCGACGGCGAGCGCGACGTCGTCATCGGCCCCATGTCGCAAAAGATCACCGGACTTGCCTATCGGCCGATCTTTCGCGAACCGCACGGGCTCTATTGCGGCAAGGCGCATCCGCTGTTTGCTCGGCCCGACGAGGTGATCAGCGCGCAGGAGATCGAGGCGGTTGCCTTCAGCGTGCGCGGCTACCTGCATTTCGACGATCTCTACCGCGCGCATCACCCCCGTCCGGAAGGCACTGTCATGCAGATGGAGGCCCAGGTGATGATGATCCTGTCCGGCAGCTTCATCGGCTTCCTGCCTCTGCACATCGGCGACCATTGGGTCGGTCGCGGCGAGATGCGACGGGTCAAGCCGACGCGCTACAATTTTTCCTCGCAGCATTTCGTCGCCACCCGCATCGGCGACCGGACGCCGCCGATCGCGGCCTTCGTCGAGGAGATCTGCCGGCAGGCTGCGGGCCGCGAGGGCGGAGTGGTTGGCGAGGCCGCCGCGGACGCCTGA
- a CDS encoding ABC transporter substrate-binding protein: protein MTRLRPLLLAGTIVVGALAALPSRAAAEDVIRALAPTWPGFAPVFVAMDKGYFKDLGLEVEFSFEDDRANVLAAMARGDIEVDMRTVGEHQGRPRVDSTPGIIIGTIDKSVGGDGVIADGSITAVADLKGKTVAVEPNIPARLLLQLALKKDGLSLSDLKVVEIATADTVAIFADSSISAIGSYEPFMSQAITNMPDRKGKLLVSSKDSDIIVDVITAREDDLAANPQKYANFLTGIYKAVALYESDPDAFIALAAPHYNLSEAEVKGILDTSLGYTNLAEARTLIGTKDKPGTLTPIFDTVMELNVENGAAEAPLEAAKEIDPSALALVRE, encoded by the coding sequence ATGACCAGGCTTCGCCCGCTTCTTCTCGCCGGTACCATTGTCGTCGGCGCCCTCGCCGCGTTGCCATCACGCGCCGCGGCAGAAGACGTCATCCGGGCCCTGGCGCCGACCTGGCCGGGGTTTGCGCCCGTCTTCGTCGCCATGGACAAGGGCTACTTCAAGGACCTCGGCCTCGAGGTCGAGTTCAGCTTCGAGGACGACCGGGCCAATGTCCTGGCCGCGATGGCGCGCGGCGACATCGAGGTCGACATGCGCACCGTCGGCGAGCATCAGGGTCGGCCCCGCGTCGACTCGACGCCCGGCATCATCATCGGCACGATCGACAAGTCGGTGGGTGGCGACGGCGTGATTGCCGATGGCTCGATCACCGCGGTCGCCGACCTGAAGGGCAAGACCGTCGCCGTGGAGCCGAACATCCCTGCCCGTCTGCTGCTGCAACTGGCGCTGAAGAAGGACGGCTTGTCGCTTTCCGATCTGAAGGTGGTCGAGATCGCCACGGCCGACACCGTCGCGATCTTCGCCGACTCGTCGATTTCGGCGATCGGCAGCTACGAGCCGTTCATGTCGCAGGCAATCACCAACATGCCCGACCGCAAGGGCAAACTGCTGGTCTCGTCGAAGGACTCCGACATCATCGTCGATGTGATCACCGCCCGTGAGGACGATCTGGCGGCCAATCCGCAGAAATACGCCAACTTCCTCACCGGCATCTACAAGGCTGTGGCGCTCTACGAAAGCGACCCGGATGCCTTCATCGCGCTCGCGGCCCCGCACTACAATCTGAGCGAGGCCGAGGTGAAGGGCATCCTCGATACCAGCCTCGGCTACACCAACCTTGCCGAAGCCAGGACGCTGATCGGCACGAAGGACAAGCCCGGCACGCTGACTCCGATCTTCGACACGGTGATGGAGCTCAATGTCGAGAACGGGGCTGCCGAGGCACCGCTCGAAGCGGCCAAGGAAATCGATCCGTCGGCCCTGGCGCTGGTCCGGGAATGA
- a CDS encoding ABC transporter permease: MRDDTKRETAALVVPAGLDAAPAPVDRRASPRPSRFGFRAALSRPAELGFALAGSVGTLVLWEAIVRLGLANAVFFPAPSTVAAAMARMIAGQDLLWHAGISTLRVWSAFLLAALMAIPIGILMSSYRVVGAALEPIVDFIRYLPVPALVPLSIIWFGVGEGTKIFLLWLGTFFQLVLLVADDMRRVPQEYIEITQTLGAKPRQILRDVAFRAMLPNLVDNLRVTLGWCWTYLIIAEIVAASSGIGFVIWTARRYMKTPEVMAGVVLIGIIGLLSDQLLRALHRRMFRYL, encoded by the coding sequence ATGAGGGACGACACCAAGCGCGAAACGGCGGCACTCGTCGTGCCGGCCGGTCTCGACGCGGCGCCGGCGCCCGTCGATCGCCGGGCATCACCGCGGCCAAGCCGCTTCGGCTTTCGCGCCGCGCTCTCCCGCCCCGCGGAACTGGGTTTCGCCCTCGCCGGCAGCGTCGGTACCCTTGTCCTCTGGGAGGCCATCGTCCGCCTCGGCCTCGCCAACGCCGTCTTCTTTCCCGCGCCCTCGACGGTCGCCGCCGCCATGGCGCGGATGATCGCGGGCCAGGATCTCCTGTGGCATGCCGGGATATCGACGCTGCGGGTGTGGTCGGCCTTTCTTCTCGCCGCCCTGATGGCGATCCCGATCGGCATCCTGATGTCGAGCTACCGGGTCGTCGGTGCGGCCTTGGAGCCGATCGTCGACTTCATCCGCTACCTGCCGGTGCCGGCCCTTGTTCCGCTGTCGATCATCTGGTTCGGGGTCGGCGAGGGCACCAAGATCTTCCTGCTCTGGCTCGGCACTTTCTTCCAGCTGGTGCTGCTCGTCGCGGACGACATGCGGCGCGTGCCGCAGGAATACATCGAGATCACCCAGACGCTCGGCGCCAAGCCCCGCCAGATTCTGCGCGACGTCGCGTTCCGCGCCATGCTGCCCAATCTCGTCGACAATCTGCGCGTGACGCTGGGCTGGTGCTGGACCTATCTCATCATCGCCGAGATTGTCGCCGCCTCCAGCGGCATCGGCTTCGTCATCTGGACGGCGCGGCGCTACATGAAGACGCCCGAGGTCATGGCCGGTGTCGTCCTCATCGGGATCATCGGCCTTCTCTCCGACCAGTTGCTGCGTGCCCTGCACCGCCGCATGTTCCGGTATCTCTGA
- a CDS encoding ABC transporter ATP-binding protein, whose amino-acid sequence MTLPYLSFEKVTKRFEALDVVATPFDLTVERDEFVAFLGPSGCGKTTLMRMVGGLDTPSSGRICLEGTPVGPPDRRRGMVFQSYSSFPWLTVAENVAFGMRYRTDLSEEEKLGRRDHYLDLVGLYEFSDAYPARVSGGMRQRIAIARTLAAGSDVLLMDEPFGALDAQRREGLQVQLRKIQRRDAKTVIFVTHDVEEAVFLADRVIVFSKRPARLVADVDITARLGPERPLELRDGADFFSLRGEILQMLRQAAGDDA is encoded by the coding sequence ATGACCCTCCCCTATCTGTCCTTCGAGAAAGTGACGAAGCGCTTCGAGGCGCTCGATGTCGTGGCGACGCCCTTCGACCTCACGGTCGAGCGTGACGAATTCGTCGCCTTTCTCGGCCCCTCCGGCTGCGGCAAGACCACGCTGATGCGCATGGTGGGCGGGCTCGACACGCCGTCGAGCGGCCGGATCTGCCTCGAGGGCACGCCCGTCGGTCCGCCCGACCGGCGGCGGGGCATGGTGTTCCAGTCCTATTCTTCCTTTCCCTGGCTCACCGTGGCGGAGAACGTGGCCTTCGGCATGCGCTATCGCACCGATTTGTCCGAGGAGGAAAAGCTCGGCCGCCGCGACCACTATCTCGATCTCGTCGGCCTCTACGAATTTTCCGACGCCTATCCCGCGCGCGTGTCCGGCGGCATGCGCCAGCGCATCGCGATTGCCCGCACGCTCGCCGCCGGCTCCGACGTGCTTTTGATGGACGAGCCCTTCGGGGCGCTCGACGCACAGCGGCGCGAGGGCCTGCAGGTGCAGTTGCGCAAGATCCAGCGGCGCGATGCCAAGACGGTGATCTTCGTCACCCACGATGTCGAGGAGGCGGTGTTTCTCGCCGACCGCGTCATCGTCTTTTCCAAGCGCCCGGCGCGCCTCGTCGCCGACGTCGACATCACCGCCCGCCTCGGCCCCGAGCGCCCTCTCGAGCTGCGCGACGGCGCCGACTTCTTCAGCCTCAGGGGCGAAATCCTGCAGATGCTGCGTCAGGCAGCCGGAGACGACGCATGA
- a CDS encoding SDR family oxidoreductase, translating to MSLTLDFSGRTVLVTGASRGIGLGIARGFAEAGAMLHLAAETDAVFAAAETIGATAHRVDITDNAAVVAMMTAIGGLDVLVNNAGLELMTPLDDESAENETAVRRITEINVAGTFLVTRAAVPHLSAGSAVVNTASVWGRTAEPLFGAYVASKHAVIGLTKTFARELGPRGIRVNAVCPGWVRTEASMRSLGRMAARSGRSEESLLAEIIGAQALPGLMEPADMIGPYLFLASDLAANITGQSLSADRGEAPW from the coding sequence ATGAGCCTCACCCTCGATTTTTCCGGTCGCACGGTGCTCGTGACCGGCGCCAGTCGCGGCATTGGCCTCGGCATCGCTCGGGGCTTTGCCGAGGCAGGAGCAATGTTGCACCTGGCGGCGGAGACCGACGCGGTCTTTGCCGCCGCGGAAACGATTGGTGCGACGGCGCACCGGGTCGACATCACCGACAACGCCGCTGTCGTCGCCATGATGACGGCGATCGGCGGCCTGGACGTCCTGGTCAACAATGCCGGGCTGGAGCTGATGACGCCGCTCGACGACGAGAGCGCCGAAAACGAGACGGCAGTCCGGCGCATCACGGAGATCAATGTCGCCGGCACGTTCCTCGTCACCCGCGCGGCCGTTCCGCACCTGTCCGCCGGCAGCGCCGTCGTCAACACCGCCTCCGTCTGGGGCCGCACCGCCGAGCCGCTGTTCGGCGCCTATGTCGCGTCGAAGCACGCCGTCATCGGCCTGACCAAGACCTTCGCGCGGGAACTCGGGCCGCGCGGCATCCGCGTCAACGCCGTCTGCCCCGGCTGGGTCAGGACCGAGGCCTCGATGCGCTCGCTCGGGCGCATGGCCGCCCGCAGTGGCCGTTCCGAGGAATCGCTCCTGGCCGAGATCATCGGCGCCCAGGCCCTGCCCGGCCTGATGGAGCCGGCCGACATGATCGGCCCCTATCTCTTCCTGGCATCCGATCTTGCCGCCAACATCACCGGCCAGAGCCTTTCGGCCGATCGCGGAGAAGCGCCATGGTGA
- a CDS encoding SDR family oxidoreductase — MVNAFSGVRVLVTGAASGIGHAAFLAFRDAGARVIGLDINPVPQAESEWIGLDLRNEASIVAAVGEAGQRLGGFDVLVNCAGIQIDGGIRDLDIAGVDAMMAVNLRAPMLVTREALKRMQAGARIVNIASELAYLGRGGSSGYCATKAGILSLTRSWARELAPGILVNAVAPGPIDTPLLGFDRMDAAMQALETDNPLRRVGRPEEVARAILFLASPGTSFTTGQCLSVDGGAAMH; from the coding sequence ATGGTGAATGCGTTTTCCGGCGTGCGCGTGCTCGTCACCGGTGCCGCCTCGGGGATCGGCCATGCCGCCTTCCTCGCCTTCCGCGACGCCGGCGCGCGGGTGATCGGGCTTGACATCAACCCCGTCCCGCAAGCCGAATCCGAATGGATCGGGCTCGACCTCCGGAACGAGGCGTCGATCGTTGCCGCCGTCGGCGAGGCAGGGCAGCGTCTTGGCGGCTTCGATGTCCTCGTCAACTGCGCCGGCATCCAGATCGATGGCGGCATCCGCGATCTCGACATCGCCGGCGTCGACGCGATGATGGCCGTCAACCTCCGCGCGCCGATGCTGGTGACGCGCGAGGCGCTGAAGCGCATGCAGGCCGGGGCCCGCATCGTCAACATTGCCTCGGAGCTCGCCTATCTCGGCCGCGGCGGTTCGTCCGGCTACTGCGCGACGAAGGCCGGCATCCTGTCCCTGACCCGGTCCTGGGCGCGGGAGCTCGCGCCGGGCATCCTCGTCAACGCCGTGGCCCCCGGTCCGATCGACACGCCGCTGCTCGGCTTCGACCGGATGGATGCCGCCATGCAAGCGCTGGAAACCGACAACCCGCTGCGCCGGGTCGGCCGGCCGGAGGAAGTGGCGCGGGCCATTCTCTTCCTCGCGTCTCCGGGGACGAGCTTCACCACGGGCCAGTGCCTCAGCGTCGACGGCGGCGCCGCCATGCACTGA
- a CDS encoding creatininase, producing the protein MNDSVYMAELTWPEYQRRVAAGATIFLPLGATEQHGPHMAMNVDVVLPTGVCERVARNVGGLVAPTVPYGYKSQPRSGGGEAFPGTTSLDANTFSLVVRDIIRGLGHDGVRRIVLVIGHFENAWPAVEGLDLGLRELRRDGIADMQAMRLEYWDFVRRETLDRLFPGGFPGTELEHASLLETSLMLLLRPDLVDMEKIPDDGPATFPTYDRFPVPADFGLPPSGVLARADGSSAEKGALLMQDHVELITAAVRKEFSL; encoded by the coding sequence ATGAACGACAGCGTCTACATGGCCGAACTGACCTGGCCGGAATATCAGCGTCGCGTCGCGGCCGGGGCGACGATCTTCCTGCCGCTCGGCGCCACCGAACAGCATGGCCCGCACATGGCGATGAATGTCGACGTCGTGCTGCCGACGGGAGTCTGCGAAAGGGTGGCGCGAAACGTCGGCGGTCTCGTCGCGCCGACCGTTCCTTATGGCTACAAGTCGCAGCCGCGCTCGGGCGGCGGCGAGGCTTTTCCCGGCACGACCAGCCTCGACGCCAACACCTTTTCCCTCGTCGTCCGAGATATCATCCGGGGACTGGGACATGACGGCGTGCGGCGGATCGTACTGGTGATCGGCCATTTCGAGAACGCCTGGCCGGCCGTCGAGGGCCTCGACCTCGGGCTGCGCGAACTGCGCCGCGACGGCATTGCCGACATGCAGGCCATGCGGCTGGAATACTGGGATTTCGTCCGACGGGAGACGCTGGATCGGCTGTTTCCCGGCGGCTTTCCCGGCACGGAACTGGAGCATGCAAGCCTCCTCGAAACCTCGCTGATGCTCCTCCTGCGCCCCGATCTGGTCGACATGGAAAAAATCCCCGACGACGGGCCGGCGACGTTTCCGACCTATGACCGCTTCCCCGTTCCGGCTGATTTCGGACTGCCGCCATCGGGGGTCCTGGCGCGGGCCGACGGCTCCTCGGCGGAAAAGGGAGCGCTGCTCATGCAGGACCACGTCGAGCTGATCACCGCTGCCGTCCGGAAGGAGTTCTCGCTGTGA
- the speB gene encoding agmatinase: MTGTADFQPLDSGVVPRFAGPATFMRLPQARPDEVDIALVGIPFDGGTTNRTGTRHGPREIRNQSSMVRRVHHHSLASPFDKVRVGDCGDVPVNPLDAGVTLDWITSFYRQLHAGGARPLTAGGDHLISLPILRGISDGSPLGMIHFDAHSDTFDEFFGNRYNHATPFRRAIEEGLLDPKRVVQIGLRGAISGASNFDYARDAGMRLIFIEEFMARGADDVMDEARAIIGTAPTYVSFDIDVIDPAHAPGTGTPEIGGISTFQAQSLVRRLAGLDIVGADLVEVSPPLDPTGLTALTGATMLFELLCVMAEGMGRSGDTADIGNISAATTS; this comes from the coding sequence GTGACCGGCACGGCCGACTTCCAGCCGCTCGATTCCGGCGTCGTGCCGCGTTTTGCCGGCCCGGCGACCTTCATGCGGTTGCCGCAGGCACGACCCGATGAAGTCGACATCGCCCTGGTCGGAATTCCCTTCGATGGCGGCACGACCAACCGCACCGGCACCCGCCACGGTCCGCGCGAGATCCGTAATCAGTCCAGCATGGTCCGCCGTGTCCACCATCACAGTCTGGCCTCTCCCTTCGACAAGGTGCGTGTCGGGGACTGCGGCGACGTTCCCGTCAATCCGCTCGACGCGGGCGTGACGCTCGACTGGATCACAAGCTTCTACCGGCAGCTCCATGCCGGCGGGGCGCGGCCGCTGACAGCCGGCGGCGACCACCTGATATCCCTGCCGATCCTGCGCGGAATCAGCGACGGGTCACCGCTGGGAATGATCCATTTCGATGCCCATTCAGATACTTTCGATGAGTTCTTCGGAAACCGATATAATCACGCGACACCTTTTCGCCGGGCGATCGAAGAGGGCCTGCTGGATCCGAAACGTGTCGTCCAGATCGGCTTGCGTGGTGCGATCTCCGGCGCCTCGAACTTCGACTATGCGCGCGACGCCGGCATGCGGCTGATCTTCATCGAGGAGTTCATGGCGCGCGGCGCCGACGACGTCATGGACGAGGCGCGGGCCATCATCGGCACCGCGCCGACCTACGTCTCCTTCGACATCGACGTCATCGACCCGGCCCACGCGCCCGGCACCGGCACACCGGAGATCGGCGGCATCTCGACCTTCCAGGCGCAGTCGCTGGTGCGGCGCCTCGCCGGCCTCGACATCGTCGGAGCCGATCTCGTCGAGGTCTCGCCGCCCCTCGATCCGACCGGCCTCACGGCGCTTACCGGCGCCACCATGCTGTTCGAACTGCTCTGCGTCATGGCCGAGGGCATGGGCCGATCCGGCGACACCGCCGACATCGGAAACATCAGCGCTGCAACGACGTCCTGA
- a CDS encoding urea carboxylase-associated family protein, with protein sequence MLRHDICEHPAENGPAVGTNATAGSPISSDGTPVLGERYVVPARNGRAVRVAKGQAITVINPHGTQVCDFWAFSAANPNEFLSWEHARAGLSAIIPKVGDELLTNRRRPILSIEEDTSPGIHDTLMAACDLFRYTGLGCTEYHDNCADNMRLAMAAIGMTPAEVPQPFNLWMNIPVAADWSVQWLAPVSKPGDRVVMRARMDLVAVMSACPQDLLPINGNDMAPVEIQFEVND encoded by the coding sequence ATGCTGCGTCACGACATCTGCGAACATCCCGCCGAAAACGGCCCCGCCGTCGGTACCAATGCCACCGCCGGATCCCCGATCTCTTCCGATGGGACGCCCGTCCTCGGCGAACGTTACGTCGTCCCGGCTCGCAACGGCCGCGCCGTCCGGGTCGCCAAGGGCCAGGCAATCACCGTGATCAATCCGCACGGCACCCAGGTCTGCGATTTCTGGGCGTTCAGTGCCGCCAACCCGAACGAGTTCCTGTCCTGGGAACATGCCCGCGCCGGTCTCAGCGCCATCATCCCGAAAGTCGGGGACGAGCTTTTGACCAACCGGCGGCGCCCCATTCTTTCCATCGAGGAGGACACGTCGCCGGGCATCCATGACACGCTGATGGCGGCCTGCGATCTCTTTCGCTACACCGGCCTCGGTTGCACCGAGTATCACGACAACTGCGCCGACAACATGCGCCTCGCCATGGCGGCGATCGGCATGACGCCGGCGGAAGTGCCCCAGCCCTTCAATCTCTGGATGAACATTCCCGTCGCTGCCGACTGGAGCGTCCAGTGGCTGGCGCCCGTCTCGAAACCCGGCGACCGGGTCGTCATGCGCGCGCGGATGGATCTGGTCGCCGTCATGTCCGCCTGCCCCCAGGATCTCCTGCCGATCAATGGCAACGATATGGCGCCGGTGGAAATTCAGTTTGAAGTCAACGACTGA